The following proteins are co-located in the Spirosoma montaniterrae genome:
- a CDS encoding redox-active disulfide protein 2, whose product MKIQEMSNEALLKRKKITEVATATLAGLLTVLLIAALFLCFTKELSIGLSLVIIPLALSPILYININDVRIVKRELQNRNQVL is encoded by the coding sequence ATGAAAATTCAAGAGATGAGCAATGAGGCTTTGCTCAAACGGAAAAAGATAACAGAAGTCGCAACGGCTACACTCGCTGGCTTGCTTACGGTCCTGCTGATTGCAGCCCTATTTCTGTGCTTCACAAAGGAATTATCCATTGGACTCTCCTTGGTCATCATTCCTTTGGCTTTGTCTCCTATTCTGTACATCAACATCAATGACGTGAGAATTGTCAAGAGGGAGCTACAGAATCGAAACCAAGTGCTTTGA
- a CDS encoding S41 family peptidase, which yields MLRIFLTLAFIHVSFSGKSQSVLDTLTYQEKVRGISTFWKEAAYNFVFFDKIAVDWDSAYCAYLPRAIAAKNVLEYYQVLSDFATLLKDGHTGIFTPDYFWKEIGPPPLQLRRVGSKYFVSRIDERLVDEIAVGTEVIRINNEMPSDFLARRNSLNGLKGTELTFTFQDNLKQSYSKTLKRVAGKEQVNYLPPLTWVPFQHKQLNQTMYYVRINTFADSTVVARFRDILPQIQQAKYLILDVRENGGGNSMYARKIAEHLVDRDYVVGSAWRARVHNSVKKAYGSFAAAGYKSKETIENKDYFFNTNWEFHPGDTTRISNEVTKVKIPILVLIGPRTFSAAEDFLIYLDGSKHIQTLGQSTAGSSGQPLLLKLPKGLSARICSKRDTYPDGREFINIGIKPDIFVEKRAEDYLSGIDSELQAAINHLIDQRR from the coding sequence ATGCTGAGAATATTCCTGACCTTAGCCTTTATTCATGTTAGCTTTAGTGGTAAAAGTCAGTCTGTACTTGACACCCTAACCTATCAGGAAAAAGTTCGGGGCATTTCTACCTTTTGGAAAGAAGCAGCCTACAACTTTGTTTTTTTTGACAAGATCGCTGTCGATTGGGACAGTGCTTATTGCGCTTATCTACCGCGAGCAATAGCTGCCAAGAATGTACTCGAGTACTATCAGGTACTCTCTGACTTTGCCACTTTGTTAAAGGACGGCCATACCGGCATTTTTACACCTGACTATTTTTGGAAGGAAATAGGCCCTCCTCCTCTCCAATTACGCCGAGTTGGAAGCAAATATTTTGTCTCCCGAATTGATGAGCGTTTAGTCGATGAAATCGCTGTTGGTACTGAAGTCATTCGCATCAACAACGAAATGCCTTCTGATTTTCTCGCACGACGAAATTCATTGAATGGCTTGAAAGGCACGGAGCTAACGTTCACTTTTCAAGACAATCTAAAGCAGTCTTATTCAAAAACCCTGAAACGTGTTGCAGGCAAAGAGCAAGTAAACTATCTCCCGCCCTTGACTTGGGTGCCCTTTCAGCATAAGCAGTTAAATCAGACAATGTATTATGTCAGGATTAACACATTCGCCGACAGTACAGTAGTAGCCAGATTCAGAGATATTTTACCCCAAATTCAACAAGCAAAATATCTGATTCTGGACGTTCGTGAAAATGGAGGTGGCAACAGTATGTATGCCCGTAAGATTGCGGAGCATTTAGTTGATAGAGACTACGTTGTAGGGTCTGCCTGGCGGGCGAGGGTACATAACTCAGTCAAAAAAGCTTACGGATCTTTTGCCGCAGCAGGTTATAAGAGCAAAGAAACCATTGAAAACAAGGACTACTTTTTCAATACTAATTGGGAGTTTCACCCTGGCGATACAACCCGTATTTCTAATGAGGTTACGAAAGTTAAAATTCCGATTCTGGTTCTGATAGGCCCACGAACCTTTTCGGCTGCGGAGGATTTTCTAATTTATTTAGATGGCTCTAAACATATCCAAACTTTGGGTCAGTCGACTGCTGGTAGTTCCGGACAGCCATTGTTACTCAAATTACCTAAAGGGCTATCGGCAAGAATCTGCTCAAAACGAGACACATACCCAGACGGACGGGAGTTTATCAATATTGGTATCAAGCCAGATATATTTGTCGAAAAACGTGCAGAGGATTATTTGAGTGGGATAGACAGCGAATTACAAGCAGCTATCAATCATCTTATAGATCAGCGCAGATGA
- a CDS encoding nuclear transport factor 2 family protein: MDYQPLLRQLYKDFNARHIDAIVAHMHTDVAWPNGWEGGYVSGHDEVRAYWLRQWQQIDPTVEPLSFETKPDGQIAIKVRQVIKDLSGQVLSDQQLNHVYKFEHGKVRTMVIDY, encoded by the coding sequence ATGGATTATCAGCCACTTTTGCGTCAACTTTACAAGGATTTCAATGCTCGCCACATTGATGCGATAGTAGCGCACATGCACACCGATGTGGCCTGGCCGAACGGCTGGGAGGGGGGCTATGTGTCGGGCCATGATGAAGTACGGGCCTACTGGCTTCGCCAATGGCAACAAATCGACCCTACAGTAGAACCCCTCTCGTTTGAGACCAAGCCCGACGGTCAAATTGCCATCAAAGTTCGTCAGGTTATTAAAGACCTGAGCGGCCAGGTGTTGAGCGATCAACAACTAAACCACGTGTACAAATTCGAGCATGGCAAAGTGCGTACAATGGTCATAGACTATTGA
- a CDS encoding SDR family NAD(P)-dependent oxidoreductase: protein MKNILIVGASSGIGHALAQQLQQEGATLFTAGRTQPDGIQSTHFTWDAASQTPATDAFTGTPDRQLPDVLHGLVYCPGTINLKPFQRLTISDFQHDLQINVLGAVSVIHAAYPALKKSKAASVVLFSTVASKLGMGMHSSVSVAKSAVEGLAKSLAAEFAPFNIRVNAVAPSLTDTPMAQFLLADDTKREAANKRHPLSRYGSPADIAGMAAYLLSDQAGWITGQVIGVDGGMGSLK, encoded by the coding sequence ATGAAAAACATTTTGATCGTTGGCGCGAGTTCGGGCATCGGCCACGCGCTGGCGCAACAGCTTCAACAGGAGGGTGCTACGCTCTTCACCGCCGGTCGGACACAACCCGACGGCATTCAATCCACCCATTTTACGTGGGATGCAGCAAGCCAAACCCCGGCCACCGATGCATTTACCGGAACGCCGGACCGCCAACTCCCCGACGTGTTGCACGGGTTGGTTTATTGCCCCGGCACCATTAATCTCAAGCCGTTTCAGCGGCTGACAATCAGCGATTTTCAACATGATTTGCAAATCAACGTATTGGGTGCGGTATCGGTGATTCATGCTGCGTATCCGGCGTTGAAAAAGTCGAAAGCAGCCAGTGTTGTGCTGTTTAGCACGGTGGCCTCGAAACTTGGTATGGGTATGCACTCGTCGGTATCGGTAGCGAAATCGGCGGTTGAAGGGCTGGCAAAGTCGCTGGCGGCAGAATTTGCGCCGTTCAACATCCGCGTCAACGCCGTGGCCCCGTCTCTGACCGATACGCCAATGGCTCAGTTTCTGCTCGCCGACGATACCAAACGCGAAGCTGCCAACAAACGTCACCCACTAAGCCGCTACGGTTCTCCTGCCGACATTGCCGGTATGGCTGCTTACCTGCTTTCCGATCAGGCAGGGTGGATTACCGGGCAGGTGATTGGCGTAGATGGCGGGATGGGAAGCTTGAAATAG
- the folE gene encoding GTP cyclohydrolase I FolE has translation MKLNGISSNTPLNGNHLNGKHNGHTLNGHSHDVDQLIDAIGDEHGAASIDTPMRPDAFDLDDDTKIDLIEEHFREIMGILGLDLTDDSLKGSPRRVAKMYVKEIFRGLNPENKPAPTLFDNKFRYNEMLVEKDILVQTYCEHHFVPIIGKAHVAYISSGKVIGLSKLNRIVEYFSKRPQVQERLTVQIADELKKVLETEDVAVIVDAKHLCVSTRGVHDVNSSTITAAYGGKFEDEATRQEFLRYISCSNVTI, from the coding sequence ATGAAACTGAACGGAATTTCGTCGAATACCCCGCTTAACGGAAATCACCTGAATGGAAAGCACAACGGCCACACCCTCAACGGCCATAGTCATGACGTTGATCAACTCATTGATGCTATTGGCGATGAACATGGTGCAGCCTCAATTGATACGCCCATGCGCCCCGATGCTTTTGATCTGGACGACGATACCAAAATTGACCTGATTGAAGAACACTTTCGCGAAATCATGGGTATTCTGGGGCTCGACCTCACCGACGATAGTCTGAAAGGATCGCCCCGGCGCGTAGCTAAAATGTACGTGAAAGAGATTTTTCGGGGGCTAAATCCTGAAAATAAGCCCGCGCCGACGCTCTTCGATAACAAGTTTCGGTATAACGAAATGCTGGTAGAGAAGGATATTCTGGTGCAGACGTACTGCGAGCATCACTTTGTACCCATTATCGGTAAAGCACACGTTGCTTACATTTCGAGCGGGAAAGTGATCGGTTTGTCGAAGCTGAACCGGATTGTGGAGTACTTCAGCAAACGCCCGCAGGTGCAGGAACGCCTGACGGTGCAGATTGCCGACGAACTCAAGAAAGTACTTGAAACCGAAGATGTTGCGGTTATCGTTGACGCCAAACACCTCTGTGTATCGACACGGGGCGTGCATGACGTAAACAGTTCTACCATCACGGCAGCTTACGGCGGCAAGTTTGAGGACGAAGCTACCCGGCAGGAGTTTCTGCGTTATATCAGTTGCTCGAACGTAACTATCTGA